From Aspergillus fumigatus Af293 chromosome 5, whole genome shotgun sequence, a single genomic window includes:
- a CDS encoding Zn(II)2Cys6 transcription factor has protein sequence MEMHTVVFPPGKPAPPPAAQPQAVAAPAPEKKKRVRRWHRRGFTGCLTCRRRHVRCDEASPSCKNCTRLGLDCDGTQGRMTFKVYGPSQGAQDLSPSPNNISTANAITVKNQQADIKHVKQEPRDEKDDLVDGIVISPTTVGDSAPVKYRFQDPLSPSGFMPSSLDLVEGRYYTHFIEQVSTLLLIYDNSNNVNPFRQYFPELAQSSPSVASAMQALGALHLANTSAGPKRNVHFQQAMGKYGEVVKTFRTRYTHPDHEVQIADFATCLLLSLFEMMDSGHDNWVIHLKGAREIYKSLFLSKRSDPAKEAQRLAESNHPLRHFLISLLSYLDVAGACNTSEGTVVEGSYWRTHGGGWEYNLGTPSLSSPTPGDDRLNELRQCWSIMMEIQADISAFGKAKHEKWLTPAQQDVIYGDLLNRLVQWRANAPQCIQQLGELDDESLQQYQYPEIMEYAGCIEAYEKATIIFLHKVIAAERPDRPPQTPFLQVLATRILNLIKKLARDVGQLAVMWPLFIAGRETRDEAQQKAVRQTMVDCQRFGFKARRPNPPNVDKALEELEKAWFKQRAFPEGWVDRMDDIRTSILLP, from the exons ATGGAGATGCATACAGTGGTGTTCCCCCCCGGAAAGCctgctcctccgccagctgcACAACCCCAAGCCGTCGCCGCTCCTGCGccggaaaagaagaaacgcGTGCGTCGATGGCATCGTCGTGGCTTTACAGGTTGTTTAACCTGTAGGCGACGTCATGTTCGTTGCGACGAGGCCTCTCCGTCATGCAAAAATTGTACACGGTTGGGTCTCGATTGCGATGGGACCCAAGGTCGAATGACCTTCAAAGTCTATGGCCCGTCGCAAGGTGCACAGGACTTGTCCCCGAGCCCAAACAATATCAGCACGGCAAATGCAATCACGGTCAAAAATCAGCAAGCAGATATCAAGCATGTCAAGCAGGAGCCCCGGGACGAGAAGGATGATCTTGTTGATGGCATAGTGATTTCTCCGACGACCGTTGGCGACTCGGCTCCGGTCAAATATCGATTCCAAGACCCCCTTTCTCCTTCCGGTTTCATGCCCTCGTCGTTAGATCTCGTAGAGGGCCGCTATTATACCCATTTCATCGAACAGGTCTCCACGTTGCTCCTGATCTACGATAATTCGAATAACGTCAACCCGTTTCGACAATACTTTCCCGAACTCGCGCAGTCGTCCCCATCCGTGGCGAGCGCCATGCAAGCGCTTGGCGCGTTGCACCTCGCAAATACGTCCGCCGGCCCAAAACGCAATGTCCATTTTCAACAAGCAATGGGCAAGTATggggaggtggtgaagaCCTTTAGGACGAGGTACACACATCCCGACCATGAAGTCCAAATCGCAGACTTTGCAACTTGTCTCTTGCTGTCTTTATTTGAG ATGATGGATTCGGGACATGATAATTGGGTGATCCATCTCAAAGGCGCTCGCGAGATCTACAAATCGTTGTTTTTATCGAAGAGAAGCGACCCTGCAAAAGAGGCCCAACGGCTCGCGGAATCGAATCATCCCCTTCGACATTTTCTCATCTCCCTTCTTTCCTATCTCGACGTCGCGGGCGCATGCAATACCAGTGAAGGCACTGTAGTCGAAGGAAGCTACTGGAGGACACACGGAGGCGGATGGGAATACAATCTAGGCACTCCGAGTCTGTCATCGCCCACACCCGGCGATGACCGGTTGAACGAGCTTCGACAATGCTGGTCCATCATGATGGAGATTCAAGCCGACATTAGCGCTTTTGGAAAAGCGAAACATGAGAAGTGGCTCACGCCTGCGCAACAAGATGTCATCTACGGTGACTTGTTAAACCGACTAGTTCAGTGGCGCGCCAATGCGCCGCAATGCATCCAGCAGCTAGGCGAGTTGGACGACGAAAGCCTACAACAATACCAATACCCGGAAATCATGGAGTATGCCGGATGTATCGAGGCCTATGAGAAAGCGACGATTATCTTCTTGCATAAAGTGATCGCAGCTGAGCGTCCCGATCGTCCACCCCAGACACCGTTCCTACAAGTGCTGGCCACTCGCATACTTAATCTGATCAAGAAGCTGGCAAGAGATGTCGGTCAGCTGGCAGTGATGTGGCCGCTCTTTATTGCAGGGCGAGAAACCCGAGATGAAGCGCAGCAAAAGGCAGTCCGCCAAACAATGGTGGACTGCCAGCGGTTCGGCTTCAAGGCACGTCGGCCCAATCCCCCC AATGTCGATAAGGCCCTCGAAGAACTAGAGAAAGCCTGGTTCAAACAACGCGCTTTCCCGGAGGGTTGGGTCGACAGGATGGATGATATCCGCACATCGATCCTTCTCCCGTAG
- a CDS encoding putative amino acid permease, with amino-acid sequence MAPTTQHHSDLLVDQDEVPVIGEQDRSETSSQDDAALLKSMGYKPVLHRTYTLLENFSTTFAALYFVGGVRVTFSTGIAAGGNLAYWTSYLVTMVFTFITAAVIAEVCSASPSAGSIYLWAAEAGGPRFGRLLGFTVAWWSTTAWTTFCASNTQAAVNYMLSELTVFNVDFPTDSGDVKFRAVQWICTEILLALAALINFLPPKYFRFVFYLSSTMVLLDFVLNIIWLPIGAHDTWGFRSAHEAFMSTYNGTGAPPAWNWCLSYLATAGILIGFDASGHVAEETKNAAVTAARGIFWSTVASGVGGLATIILFLFCAPDADTLFSFGSPQPFVSLYAVVLGKGGHVFMNIICIVALWLNTAIAIVAASRLVFAVARDGVLPFSGWVSRVHNGQPRNAVVVVWTVAALVTCTLLPSSVAFTSLVSAAGVPSAAAYGLICLGRLLCTPKRFPKPKWSLGRLSKPFQFIGVFWNAWVVAILFSPYAFPVTGENLNYAPIIMAGVTILALISYFVMPEDAWLPRNRISHFIDSKGAVSETVEEVGSSRMAQHEGTASQ; translated from the exons ATGGCTCCCACGACCCAACACCATTCAGACCTTCTGGTCGATCAAGATGAGGTCCCTGTCATTGGTGAACAAGACAGAAGCGAAACAAGTTCGCAGGATGATGCGGCTCTGTTG AAATCGATGGGCTACAAGCCA GTGCTTCATCGAACGTACACTCTCCTTGAGAACTTCTCGACGACGTTTG CTGCGCTCTACTTCGTTGGCGGAGTTCGTGTGACTTTCAGTACCGGTATTGCAGCCGGTGGTAATCTAGCTTATTG GACGAGCTACCTGGTTACTATGGTCTTCACATTCATCACTGCAGCGGTCATCGCGGAAGTATGCTCTGCGTCCCCGTCTGCAGGCTCAATCTATCTGTGGGCTGCCGAAGCTGGCGGTCCTAGATTTGGAAGACTTCTTGGTTTCACCGTTGCTTGGTGGAGTACCACTGCTTGGACTACCTTTTGCGCCAGTAACACTCAGGCCGCTGTGAATTATATGCTCTCG GAGTTGACAGTCTTCAATGTTGACTTTCCCACTGACTCTGGTGATGTCAAATTTCGGGCAGTGCAATGGATCTGTACCGAGATCTTGCTCGCATTGGCTGCACTGATTAATTTCTTGCCTC CCAAATACTTCCGATTCGTCTTCTACCTGTCGTCCACAATGGTCTTGCTAGACTTCGTGCTCAACATCATCTGGCTTCCGATTGGCGCTCACGACACCTGGGGCTTCCGGTCAGCTCACGAAGCGTTCATGTCCACCTACAACGGTACCGGCGCCCCGCCAGCTTGGAACTGGTGTCTCTCCTACCTGGCCACTGCAGGTATTCTGATTGGGTTTGATGCCTCGGGCCATGTCGCGGAAGAGACCAAGAACGCAGCTGTCACAGCCGCTCGTGGTATTTTCTGGAGTACAGTCGCAAGTGGAGTTGGCGGATTGGCGACGATcatcctttttctcttctgcgcG CCGGATGCTGATACGCTCTTCTCATTCGGCTCTCCCCAGCCATTTGTGTCCCTATACGCCGTTGTCCTCGGCAAAGGCGGCCACGTCTTCATGAACATCATCTGCATTGTAGCTCTGTGGCTT AACACggccatcgccatcgtcgccGCCTCGCGTCTCGTCTTCGCCGTCGCCCGTGACGGAGTCCTCCCCTTCTCCGGCTGGGTCTCCCGCGTCCACAACGGCCAGCCCCGCAAcgccgtcgtcgtcgtctggACCGTCGCCGCCCTCGTCACCTGCACCCTCCTCCCATCAAGTGTGGCGTTCACATCCCTCGTCTCCGCAGCCGGTGTCCCCAGCGCCGCCGCATACGGCCTCATCTGCCTCGGCCGCCTCCTCTGCACGCCCAAGCGCTTCCCCAAGCCAAAGTGGAGCCTGGGCCGCCTCAGCAAGCCATTCCAGTTCATCGGCGTATTCTGGAACGCCTGGGTCGTTGCAATCCTGTTCTCTCCATACGCATTTCCCGTGACGGGGGAAAATCTGAACT ATGCGCCGATTATCATGGCCGGTGTGACGATTCTCGCTCTCATCTCGTACTTCGTCATGCCCGAGGACGCCTGGTTACCCCGGAACCGTATCTCGCATTTCATTGACAGCAAGGGCGCCGTCTCGGAGACCGTGGAGGAGGTCGGTTCGTCAAGAATGGCACAGCATGAGGGAACAGCGTCACAATGA